TGGTAGCATCAGTCTTTGAAGTGAACGCACCTGTTCACGACGACGATAATGCAGTTGGGAAAAATCAAATAATATTCAAACATTGCagcttttttcagatttcctgCATGCTGAATATCAAATGATGGtttctttatttgtcttttgtcACTACAGCATGAAGTGTCCATTCATCACAAGAAGAGAACATTCAAAACCTGCGGTGCTTTTTGAAAGTCGACTCTGATTGTCTAAAACATTGCTACTTACATGAGTTATTGCTAAATATTGTGCTATTTATTGTGTATCATTCCTACTGTTTACTGTTCTTACTACTCACAATTTCTATCAGAAAATTTCAATCAGTTCTGTACAAATGGATTCAATGACATTACATAACAGGAAGTGAAATTAAAGGAATTAAAACTTGATTTACATGCCGTATGGCCACTTTGGAGTGaattaaatagttatttttacaTCACACATTAAAGACTATTGTTTGTCATGTTCCTCGGTCCTATTGAAGTCACATACTTTCACAAATccagtgaaaaaataaaatttctTTTAGTTATTCATGACAAATATCCATTTAACAGAAACATGGACAGAGACATGATGTTTGTCCAGTTTCCGTCTCAAGCCGGATATCAGCGCTGCTCCTTGTTCAAGGGACAATTTGAGACTTCTTTTCACCAGCGTTTTCCTTTTCTTCGGTGTTTGTGAGTGTATAAGGTGTCTTCTGACAACATCtagaataaaaacacagtgaTACAGTTACAGTAATGATTCACAGATAAAGAACAATGCTGTCCATGCCTGTTTTTAAACTTACGTAAgtgaactaaaaaaaacatttttttaagaaatggaTCAGATTCCCTGGCTTCTTGTAAATATCTATTGAAGTGGCACCcagtatgcatatttattgtATGAATAAACCAATGCAAAATttccttgtttgtttaatctgtgcaAAACTCTAAGTGAAAAAACAGCAATTCGCCGTAAAGTGTACCAatatatgagagtggtatcgatcttctcatcaaactctcAACGAGAAAGTAAAAaagtgtattttcaaaatatcaaactattcctccatcctccagttgagtttgtgtgttgtttgccTTTAACTGGTTACATATTATTGTGTCTTTGGTGGGTTTATATTTTCGTAGTAGCCTAAAGAAATGGCCCTGCAGGGGGAGAACATGAGTGCTGATATGGGTCAGGGCACATGCGTGTACATATTGAAGAGCACAGTGTTTGGACTGCCAGAAGTTACTTATTGAGCAACTTCAacttattactacttttttatgGTCAGTTGAGCTGGACTTTAAAACAGTCAAAGGGCAAATGTTTTTGTGCTTGCATGTGAAGATACAGTTAAAATGGCAAtactttaaattaaaatcttcaagattgccactttaagttaatcattttaaatcTGGTACttatgcaacaacaaaaaacagatttgattagtatttgtaaaaaataaataaagtcattgcttttgttttgtcctgcgttacatttacatttatttaattggcagacatttttaatctaatttctaAGGTGGTGTTTTCTatcaggtgaaaaaaaatgtgaaaaaatttaaataaaaacaggacATTGTGATgagctaaaataaaaataaaaatgccctgtttatatgtaaaactaaagtaaaataataataaaaaagattgACGAcagattgacagaaaattaaactATCAAACCCAGATAAACTAAGTTTAAATCAACATAAAAATTGAGAActgtacaaaaacacaaactaatgaCCAATCTGAATGTATAATAACGCTGGTCTGTGGGAGGCGTAGTCTTACCCGGGGAAGTGTTGCATGTGAGCGATGGTGTCGGGTAGAGGCATTCCATAGCTCTCAGGCAGCAGGAGACTCAGCAACCCTGATAGAGCTGTAATGCTTCCCATGAGGATGTAAGGCAGTGAAATGGAATAGCTTCCTGTGGCAACACATCAAAGAAGGACACATTGAGAAACAACCCTGGCCGGagcagttaaaaaacaaaaagacaaaagactTTAAGTGCTTCGATGTGGCTGCATCAGTCGTTTAACTCCAATCCTCTAAATCTTAAAAGAAACTTCTAAATTTTAACTGAAAGCTTTGGGCTTTTCAGCAGACTGGTGTATCCGATGTGAGTGCTAATCAAGCTGCCtttatgtttttctgcttttgacttgttgttttgtttctgtagaGGCACCAGCTTCTTATTAGCCTCTTGCAACTTTCCCCACCGTGGGAcgaataaaggaatatcttatcttatcttatcttgtttCTAGTAGTGTTAGTCGAAGTTGGGAAAGAAACTGCTTTTCTTAACATCCAAATAATTCCATTCACTGCCATGCATGGgaaaattaaagaggacctattatgcttttgtgctccTTTCCTTTCGTGTGTTAtacatagttttttttgtgcatgtaaaagctTTGCAAAGATATAAAGTCCACgctaaagggagttactctcccccacagaaacactgctcctgaactgcctgaaacgccttgcttgaagtcccgccttttattccgtaacatggtgatgtcaccaagtaacacatttgcataaaacctaGCGGCTaatttggcatgccctcaaacaaagctagttagagcggagatgaaaccccaaatacatgtatgaacctgaaaatgagcatcataGGTCCTGTTTAAAGCAGAGTCAATTCAGATAAATAACCCTTTTCAACCAATAAGTGAGTGATGGGACATGAACTGAGGTGAGATCatccttacttaagtaaatgaagTATGGGGCAACGACGCTGCCTATTCTGGAGGCCATGGAGCAGGCGCCCATAGCCGTATTCCTCACTACGGTTGGGTAGATTTCTGCTGTGTATGCGTACACAATAGCAAACGCTGTCGTCACTGCAAACTTCCCCATCATCTCGAGTGTTGTGGCGAGATAAGTCAGGTCTAGAGGGGATAAAGCATTAAATTGTTAGAGGTTACATGTGAGTTGAGTAAGCTGAACATTCAAACTTATTCTTTTCTCAAGCAATCAAGGCTGTATtaatctagtgttaaaaagttGCCCATTGAAGTGCCATACTTGCTGGTATGAGTTGTATAAAGAGTAGAAACAATCCTCCCATGAAGAAGATTGAGGCGAGACTCAGTCGTCTGGAACACCAACGAAACATAACCCATGACAAAGTGTAGGCTGGCAACTCTACCACAGCAGACACGAAACAGTTGAAGTACGCGTTACCGTGAAGGTTCGCCGTGTTCAGGGAAAGAGCAAAGTAAGCAATGGCCATGCTGTTCCTGTGGGGATAATTGTTAAGCACAAATATCAATCTAGAAGGTGTTTATTATTGTGTGTAGCTCTATGGCATGACACTCGTctattgtacagtatatgtgtatatataagattgttagttgttgtgtctttctagacaactaacgtagcagctaggtggcttaCGCTAGCAAGCTGCAGCCACgctcggcttgtgattggcttgggcaggtgtgtgggcgggacctcgataccatTACTGGCTCCAAAggatgtcaaaatctcaagatggcagctcccgtatccaggatattttggcttaaCTTTTGTACAgtaggaggaagtggagacgtggTCCATCTATATGTTGTTCActggagcatttagctgctaaattaCGGCGACCAGACGTCCTGGTTTGTCCGGGACAGTCCCGGTTTCAAGTGTCCCGAGTCCCTacacatatctgtaaaacactgaaatgtcccggttttcaacagtcactaacaaattgtcccggttttcactacaattaaaataattatattatacttacatagacgtttatcatgttccaatcattaattaatttgtgcacatgagataagtatacagagagccagcacagcgcaccgCTGCAGTCTCTATAGAGAGTGATATTGCGCGCCgtcaagccacaattacgcaCGGACGCAACAGATATCCGCTGGTTACATCAAGTGTAGTTTTGATCCACAGAACCCTCCGTGCTTAAGTGCAACATCAAACGtgtcattttgattaattattctacacagttccttctgcgcatcaacaggcatttcgctccgcttataactccctcaggaccgtcCGTTTCTCCGACcgtgtctccatcctggccaaaatgtcctctgaGCTCCACAATTTTAGTTATAATAGCCTAAGACgaaacaatttgaaaaataatggacgtaggcccagacaacaatacgttTGCTCTGAGggaaaactctctacaggactcccaaactcTCAGTGCGTCATGACGGGGATggccctgtgattaaagggggagaAAGTCATGATTGTCactcacagcctctaatgcatCCACCTATAATAATACCTTCTTTCTGACCCCACTCTGTGCTCAAATGCACCACAGGTGCgccaagttagccatcctgatgaaaacgcctatggtgCGTGCAGATTAGCGCATGAACGTGCGCGTGCATGAACGTGCGGTacacttgaaaaaaaagtgtcccggtttgggggtttgaaaatatggtcaccctaagCTACATGCTTTGCTAGctagtgaacatagtggagcttTTAGCAACTAAATGCTTTACTAGctagtgaacatagtggagcttTTTGCaactaaatgctccactatgttcactgGCTAGTTAAGCAGCTaatgtagcagctaggtggcttaCGCTACGGCCTCgttcggctcgtgattggcttgggcgggtgtgtgggcggtaCTTCGATACCGTTGCCTGTCTCCAAATTATGTCAAAATCTCAatatggcagctcccgtatatgggatattttggcttcacttttgtacagtgggaggaagtggagatgtgGTCCATCTATATATTGTTCActggagcatttagctgctaaatgcccCACTAGCTAGTGAACATAGTGCAGCATTTATGCTGCACTATGTTCACTGGCTCATGAAGCATTTAGGTGTTAAATGCtccactgcaggtttaagaaatgtaacagcatatactgtactgtattaatGACAATTGCAATAATTGCTTTGTGtccatcatttttttaaatgaataaaaagctTGAGTTGTGATGACAGATATTAGATCAGAAAAACTGTATAAAGTTAGAAAGTCCTTCAACTGTAGAAAGAATTACATGCAGCTTGGAGCTTATACACCTATGATTAtctcacaactttgtttttctgtaagACTAAATGGATGTCGTTTCTAAATCAAAATCTAACtgcacattttttcagatttagcACAGGAAGAATACAGGCATACTGTGCAGTTACATAAAACCTGATTTTGATCTTAGTTGCAGGCTTCACAGCACTTGACAGGTCATTATTTGTTGTTAGTGAAATGGCCTGACATGTGGTCGAGGTGATGCATGAACAGGCTGAAACTGTGTGCGCATGTTTTGTAGCAGCGTGTGCTCAGTACATGTCTACGTGTGTGAGCTtaggtgtgtgtatttgtacatGCAGGGTCACTGTACTGACTGTGGAGGTCAGGCGGGAACAGCAGGGACTCACCAGAGCAGCCACAGCGTGACAGAAATCCAGCGGATGTTTCGAGAGTGAAGCAGGTCACAGATGTTGTAGGCCTTCCTCTTCTCACATTGAAGTTCTTTCTGTGGGGCAGCAGAGCCCGTGGAACAACAAACACTTAGCAAGCAGAGCCATCGGTCTAGAAAGAATTTCATTAGAGAGAGGCTTGTGAATGCACAGCCACTTGCTGAGGGAACATGTGCAcgtgttcacacctgtagtaCCCAAACGTCAGGATCAGGATTATTGGGGGCAAAAGTTCAATGTGTAATGAAAAACTGAGGGGGCAAAAAGAAATTGTAGTAATTAGGAAAAGATGTAGAGCAAACACTGAGTTCTCTGGTGTACTTTTACACTGCAAAATGTCCTGCTTTATCTACTTTTGgtcacagtaaaaaacaaatcaaagggATTTGTCTGAAGattgtttatgttttaattacTATCGGATGATACATCATTATCAGATTTTTGTAACAGATTGTCTATTTTCACCATGGTGAGAATAGGTTGTGGAGGATGAATGGGTCAAACTCAAGACTGTCAGAGactgtttttaaattattattagttttcagtcacagtttggttaggtttaggtaccaaaactacatggtttaggaaaaataaatatatacagtacatacagtatacacatacagtatctaatgTGTGCCCGGTTCAGGTGCAAATAGCATTGTTGGCtacagactagggctgtcaaagttaacgcgataacgtgttaacgcaaattagttttaacaacACTAATTTCTTAGTCTttctggtcacacgttgctgtgggatggtgttccattcctcaaccaggattcaatTTGCCTTATCGCACAGGCCTTATCCAGATTAGATCAACATGGAATGCCGATTGCTTGTAGCAGACACCAAATGATCACGTTAGTAGGGCGTAGCACCCAACAGGCCAGACCTGATTGGCAGCACCAgagctcaaaacaagagtcaataccaacaggagaatacactgtttagcataGGGCAAGTtgaaaggtacattttgaacagatacaaaatgtgtgattaatttgcttttaatcttaattaactatggacaatcatgcgattaattgcgattaaatattgacagccctaaattaaacatatttacattatCAACACTACATTACCCagtatctgtatttgtttttgtacatttcTATAGTGACAGTTATAGATtgatatttgtctttattttttcaggGCAGGAACTGTAAGATCAGGACATCCAGAAATCATCTTGGAGCAGGTGCGATTGAACCCAGTTTCAAGAGAAGGCAAGTAActttaaaatttaattaatatatacaagAAATACTGACAAAGAGAGGCACATTGGTCTcgctaaaaataaaatgacatgatTTTTATAgtgtaaaatacaaataattccATGACCTTGTGTTTATGACAATTTTTTCAGTGAGATCTCACCTGCAAAGGACTGAAGATGACCAGCGGAGGCTCGATTTTGTTCCTCTTAGCAGCATCTCTCATAATGGCCTCAGCCTCCTCCACTCTTCCCTGAGAGAGCAGCCACCGAGGAGACTCTGGGATGAACCTGCCTCATTACACCACAGAGacgacagagagaggagacacaTGTTTAATCCCCTGGAACAGAGGAAAACGTACTGTGCAGTAAAGGTAGTATTGAGGCTTTTCTTTTACCTTGTATTGAGGCCTTATAATGCTGAAATGCCTCTATAAAAGTAAAACGTTACCTCACAATAAAGCCCTCATTAAGTTGGCTGATGGTGTTGGGGTTATTATACTGGAAATACAAAGTAACACAAttgatgtgtatttatttatttaatcatatgaaaaaaatacaaaaatgattaATTACTTTAAAAGGCAACTTATTTATTATCGATTAATATGCCAATTTCTTGGGGGGTTTTTTAGtctaaaaattgtaaaaaaaagaaagaaaaaaagcgaaaaatgtccatcacaagttttgtctgaccagcggtccaaagtccaaaaaatattcagtttactgagaAAGAAGATTAAATATTCCAACGCATTCTCATCCCtactcgtcatatactgacgctttgtcagactaGCGCAAAATAGTGCAAAACAATCGAGTTATTGTTGCAGGAATGATGCTGATGGATTGATTGACCTGCATGAATCCATCAAGCTGCTGTCAGCATTGCAGGAAAAGAATTTCTCAACATTATGCAAACAGTTGACATAATAGATAGCCAAATATGTAACATcaacaagaaaaaacacacacacaagcaaacacacacctacCTACCACCAGAAAGGCACATAGAGGAAGCCAGGCACGGAGAGGCCAAGGAGAAGCATCCTCCAGTCTCTGATGAAGTAACCAAACAGCGGTAGCAGCATGTAGCCCACGGCAAAGAAAAGACTCACGCCCGCGGTGGAGTAAATCGTCCGAACACGTGGGCCCAATATCTCGGTCCCTTAGCACAAGAAAAAAGGGATGAAGGTGTGAATGACAGTCTTTTGCATTATCGTGAACAAGTTAGCGactaaattagggctgtcggaGTAAACgcgataatgcgttaatgcaaaatcGTTTCAAtaacacaaatttctttaacgcaattgatctttcggaggttgtagcagactcagttttaaagctagagtgaagatactggcatgttaaataacactccaaacgtgtgctaaattttggcgaagaaaaactgtcatggccattttcaaaagggtcccttgacctctgacctcaagatatgtaaatgaaaatgggttctatgggtacccacgagtctcccctttacagacatgcccactttatgataatcacatgcagtttgggacaagtcatagtcaagtcagcacactgacacactgatagctattgctgcctgttgggcttgagtttaccatgttatgatttgagcatatttcttatgctaaatgcagtacctgtgagggtttctggacaatatttgtcattgttttgtgttgttaattgacttccaacaatctatatatacatacatttgcataaagcagcatttttgcccactcccatgttgataagagtattaaatacttgataaatcttcctttaaggtacattttgaactgataaaaaaaacaaaaaaaaactatttcaattgattgacagccatagaCTAAATACATCTGAGGATCGTTGTAACGGACGAAAGTACCTAGCACGAACGCTGCCACATAATTGGAGATTTGTCCCATCCCGGCAACAAAGAACATGGCACAGAACACGGACCAGGATGGAGAGAAAACCTGGATGAATGTGAACACTGACTGGACTGCTATGGCCACAAACAACACTATTTTTCTTCCATACCTGAAAAAGGATACAAAGCACAAGTAAATGACCAACTAAGCATGTTGTGTAGATGGGATGGTCAACAAACTTGACCCCACATCTACTGTATCAGTACAGTACAATTCACTCTCACTAACTCTCTCATTAACTTTTGTTAAAAAGTCCATGTTTTCAGGCAGCAATCCCACTGTAATACGCTACCTGTTAGCGAAAtgagcgactagctggtgaagaaagtcaaacatttagcagctaaagagccagatatttttctcagaagTCACTCCCCACCAGCCTTTGATGTGTGAAATCGGTAAAGTTTCCCTTTAACGTGACTTCAGATGTGAGCAGGCCCACAACATGAGTGTAGTCCTGGAACATTTAATGCTGCTGCTTGATTTTTACTGACATTTACAGTCAGACTAAGTAAAGGTGTGAAATTGTGCTTTTTCTTCTATTGCTGGAGTGTTGAGTTGGTTGGTTTAAGTCCGAAAACAAAATCTTAACCATTCATATCATTAAAATATCTATTCATTGACAGGGGGAACAACTTGTTGAGATTTGAAAGAGGGCACGGTGTTGAAGGTTATAAGAGGTACGGATTAGCCTACCACGTGCATGGATGTTTATTTGGCAGACAACGTGTTACGGAGATGTGTTGAGTgacacattttgaaaaaaaaaaaagttaatattttGTCCATAACCTGTCAGAGAACTGTCCTGAAATGAAGGAGCCAGCGAAAACACCACAGAAGTAGATAGAAGAAGTCAACGGGTTCTTCCACCTGTTGTCACACACCAGATcccactgcaaacacacacacacacacacacacacacacacacacacacacacacacacacacacacacacacacagtaggtgAACTGAACCCATAGTGTCAAATCCTGAAGTTGCAATTTCTTAACAAGAAAAACAGTCCAAACTACCAtttgtaaaaacatatatataaattaatttttattatcaCATAATTGTACAGCACATAGTGAAATTTAGCATCTGCATTTAACCCAAGGTTAACCCgaggcaaactggcacctctccaacTATTACGgttgtaaatcacaagtttcatcacagtattatattgatttttttggacaacaatatgATATTtactgatatcacaaagtctgccacgatacaatTTGGATTAAATTCAATTCAGGGACCTGCGTttgatatgagacgatatcatatgtccatttaacacaatcaattatatttatatcaactcacaaaaagaaactaaaatatgatttgacaattttattactgagctcttccagacatttaaatgaaaaacaatctattgtTTGCAGGACTGTAATGATGCcgttcaatcatttcattcggcccgaatgaaatgattgaacgTGCTACCTGCcagtctacctacctgcctgctcGCACTCTGCCCTGGTACACATcagtcatattttttattgttacgttcattatagggctgcaactaacaattatctCAATAATCATCtcaaagataatcagtttactgtcatagaggagtaaagaaaccagaaaatattcacatttaagaagctggaatcagagaatttttactttttttctttaaaaattaaatcaaaatagttggcgattcatttaatagttctAATCGATtgatgattaattgataaattgttgcagctctagttcaTTACGATATGTTTACGTCCAgttgaatcatttaaaaaaaaaaaaaatctattttactCTAGCTAGTTTctgaagattaccaaccctatcTTTAATGTTGATTCACTTCTATGGTCATTTTGAAGGCCTAATTTTCTTGTGTTGTTTCACTGGATATTGAACGGTGTCTTCATTATTATATTAGCCTATCTAATgagggtggacaaaatattagaaacacaaaatgtataTGATCTCTTAGTTTCCAATGGGTGACATCTAGGTGG
This portion of the Sebastes umbrosus isolate fSebUmb1 chromosome 17, fSebUmb1.pri, whole genome shotgun sequence genome encodes:
- the LOC119475390 gene encoding solute carrier family 22 member 5-like is translated as MADYEAATSFLGEWGRFQQQVFFLLCLSIIPNGYIGLSVVFVADTPPHRCLIPDHLNLSAAWRNSSIPLEEDNHSSQLVLSKCSRYNLQDVLNYSDRGWLPGVDVNLSDVAKESCLDGWEYDHSVYISTITTEWDLVCDNRWKNPLTSSIYFCGVFAGSFISGQFSDRYGRKIVLFVAIAVQSVFTFIQVFSPSWSVFCAMFFVAGMGQISNYVAAFVLGTEILGPRVRTIYSTAGVSLFFAVGYMLLPLFGYFIRDWRMLLLGLSVPGFLYVPFWWFIPESPRWLLSQGRVEEAEAIMRDAAKRNKIEPPLVIFSPLQKELQCEKRKAYNICDLLHSRNIRWISVTLWLLWNSMAIAYFALSLNTANLHGNAYFNCFVSAVVELPAYTLSWVMFRWCSRRLSLASIFFMGGLFLLFIQLIPANLTYLATTLEMMGKFAVTTAFAIVYAYTAEIYPTVVRNTAMGACSMASRIGSVVAPYFIYLRSYSISLPYILMGSITALSGLLSLLLPESYGMPLPDTIAHMQHFPGCCQKTPYTLTNTEEKENAGEKKSQIVP